The following proteins come from a genomic window of Miscanthus floridulus cultivar M001 chromosome 2, ASM1932011v1, whole genome shotgun sequence:
- the LOC136536764 gene encoding uncharacterized protein: MEASAASYASAPAALLPLLAAPPRFLHLPLRRPSGRRHGFVIWGGGGLLLQPPLLGPGSRARCRTTCCASSPEQAEVLLGGASLVSLAAGGRSPHRSAADMVAVAQCEVLHEHGKIIVNKALGPSKAMYDSNLEAQLTQYSHWLSEPCVSGRISVDEMHPKADLPLYISRPEEVSCSIPTANSSIEKDTSLPVMPHSDKRKAQNSQGHNDKQMDTKDANLVGCPQSDQEEHLDFTSFSSFEIVEEDHLNFVPLASYRNLLEPGKVIEFTNSNAGSSYLPAGCFAPVACLREVPVSKQVKAVKGHDGGWNISNILNKENPDNFAPVKRGGSKGTKDTLDYLRIYNSFLIDGRLKDCMDLLESMEQNGLLDMKKQ, from the exons AtggaggcctccgccgcctcctaCGCTTCCGCCCCTGCAGCGCTCCTCCCGCTGCTGGCTGCCCCGCCGCGCTTCCTCCACCTCCCTCTTCGCCGTCCCTCTGGCCGCCGCCACGGCTTCGTGATTTGGGGTGGGGGTGGCCTTTTGCTCCAGCCGCCGCTGCTGGGCCCCGGCTCCCGCGCCCGCTGTAGGACAACCTGCTGCGCGTCAAGCCCAGAGCAGGCGGAAGTGCTGCTGGGCGGGGCCTCGCTCGTTAGCTTGGCGGCGGGCGGTCGCTCTCCTCACCGCTCTGCAGCTGATATGGTTGCGGTGGCGCAGTGCGAG GTTTTACATGAACATGGCAAAATTATTGTAAATAAGGCCCTTGGTCCATCAAAAGCAATGTATGACAGTAATTTGGAAGCACAGCTAACTCAGTATAGTCACTGGCTTTCAGAGCCTTGTGTTTCTGGAAGAATATCTGTTGATGAAATGCATCCCAAGGCTG ATTTACCGTTATATATTTCTAGACCTGAAGAAGTTAGTTGCTCAATTCCAACTGCAAATAGTTCCATAGAAAAGGATACAAGTCTTCCTGTGATGCCACATTCT GACAAAAGAAAGGCACAAAATAGTCAAGGTCATAATGATAAGCAAATGGATACCAAGGATGCTAATTTAGTTGGATGCCCTCAGAGTGATCAAGAGGAACATCTTGATTTTACATCCTTTTCATCCTTTGAAATAGTAGAAGAAGATCATCTTAATTTTGTTCCCCTGGCCAGCTACCGCAATTTACTTGAACCTGGGAAAGTGATTGAATTCACCAACTCTAATGCAGGGAGCTCTTATTTGCCAGCAG GATGCTTTGCTCCAGTTGCATGCTTAAGGGAAGTTCCAGTGAGTAAACAAGTGAAAGCTGTGAAGGGCCATGATGGTGGCTGGAACATTTCTAACATACTAAACAAGGAGAATCCAGATAACTTCGCTCCAGTAAAGAGAGGGGGATCGAAGGGCACAAAGGATACATTAGATTACTTGAGGATATACAATAGTTTCTTAATTGATGGAAG GTTGAAGGACTGCATGGATTTGTTAGAAAGCATGGAACAAAATGGACTGCTTGATATGAAGAAG CAATAG